In Shewanella sp. VB17, a single genomic region encodes these proteins:
- a CDS encoding IS6 family transposase (programmed frameshift) — translation MLINFSGRHFPQDIIMQALRYYLAYKLSYREIEEIFAERNIHFDHFTLNRWVIKYAPQHEVVFRRKKRKVSGYWRMDETYIKIKGKWVYYYRAVDKFGAVIDFYLSETRDEPAARAFFDKAIKSNGVPDKVVIDKSGANAAALDTINIRLWLSGYMLFMIEVLAVKYLNNVVEQSHRKVKEKVHQCLGWKSWEGAESTLAGVELWSMIKLGQMDTTANMIPWEQFYSLAD, via the exons ATGCTCATCAATTTTTCTGGCCGACATTTTCCGCAAGATATTATCATGCAAGCTCTTCGTTATTACCTTGCCTATAAACTCAGCTATCGAGAAATTGAAGAGATATTTGCTGAGCGTAATATCCATTTTGATCACT TCACCCTGAACCGTTGGGTTATTAAATATGCGCCACAACACGAAGTCGTTTTTAGAAGAAAAAAGCGGAAAGTATCGGGTTATTGGCGGATGGACGAGACCTACATCAAAATAAAAGGCAAGTGGGTTTACTATTATCGAGCCGTTGATAAATTTGGCGCGGTGATTGATTTTTATTTGAGTGAAACCCGCGATGAGCCAGCGGCTCGGGCTTTTTTCGATAAAGCGATAAAGAGTAATGGTGTACCAGATAAAGTCGTCATCGATAAAAGTGGCGCTAATGCTGCGGCCTTAGATACTATCAATATCCGCCTTTGGTTGTCTGGATATATGCTTTTTATGATTGAAGTTTTAGCGGTCAAATATCTCAATAATGTTGTCGAACAAAGTCATCGAAAAGTGAAGGAGAAAGTGCATCAATGTTTAGGTTGGAAGTCCTGGGAAGGGGCTGAGTCGACATTAGCTGGTGTTGAGCTTTGGTCCATGATTAAGTTGGGGCAGATGGACACCACTGCAAACATGATTCCGTGGGAACAATTCTATTCTTTAGCAGACTAA